The following nucleotide sequence is from Thermoflexus hugenholtzii JAD2.
AGAACCCCCAGCGCCCACATCCCCGCCCGCCGGCGGGAGATCCTCCGAAGGCCGCTATCGAACCCCTCCCCGATCCCCAGGGCGGCCCCGAAGGCCCAGAGGGCCAGCCAGCGGGCCGGGACCCGAAAGGCGCGCAGCGGCGGCAGCAGCCAAGCCAGCGCCACATAGAGGGGGTTATAGGCGCCCCAGGCGAAGAACAGCCCGACCCCGGCGATCACCGGCCACCGTCCCCGGCCGAGGCCGGCGGCCAAGGCCAGCAACCCCAGGACCCCCACGTCGGCCGTGAACTCGGTGAAGGCCGGCGCCTCCCGACCGGGGAGGATGGATCGACCCAGCCAGAGTGGCGAAAGCGAAAAGGAGAGGACTTCGTTCAGAGGGAGGCCGCCGGCGCGGATGGAGCGCCCGGCCAGCTCCAGGGCCGGGACCCACTGGACGGCGCTCAGGGCCAGCGCCAGCGCCCCGCCCAGCCCCCCGGGCCCCCAGGCGTGGACCCAGGCCCTCCCCGACCGCGCCTCCCGCCACGGCGGCGCGAAAAGGAGGGCCAGCGCCGTCCAGCTCAAGAACACCGTCTGGGCGTGGCCGCACAGCACCTGCATCGCCCCGGCCACCCCCAGGGCCAGCGGGCGCCGGGCCGCCCACGCCCATCCCATCCAGGGCAGCCAGGCCAGGGCCTGAAACTGATTGATGTGCTCCGCCTGGGCCAGCATATATCCGCCCATCGCGTAAGCCAGGGCCGCGGCCAGCGCCCCGCCGGGCCGGGCGCCCCTGCGACGCACCAGCCCATACATCCCCCAGGCGGCCCACAGGGCGTGCAGCCCGATCGAGAGCTTCAAGGCCTGGGGAGCCGGCATCCATGAGAGCAGCCGGTTGGGCGGGTAGAAAAAGCCGACCTGCGGGTTGGCCAGGAACGGGACCCCGGCGAAGAGATCGGGGTTCCACAGGGGGAGACGGCCCTCCCGGGTGGCACGGGCGGCGGCCTCCCAATAAGGGTAGAAATACAGGGCCACATCCCCCCGCATCAGAACGCCCGGGGAGAAGAGCAACGGAGCCAGGGCCAGCAGAAGAAGGACGGTGATCAGCCCCCACGCGGCCGCATCTGGAAGCCATCGATTCATCGACATGCGTCGATCGATCCTCATCGGAGACGCCTATGGGGAGCTGCGTTCATCCGCCGAACCATCGCTGCAGGAGCTCGATCCCGTAAAAGCCTGCCCAGGCGGCGATCCAGTTCTTCAGGATCTTTCCCATCGCGCACGGGATGAAAAACAGAAGGAGGGGCATGCGGGTGGAGCCGGCCACGATCCCGGCGACGTCGAAGAGGGGGTTGGGGACCAGGGCTAGGAGGAAGATCACGGCGGGGCCGTAGCGGCGCATCCAACGGGCGATCTGGGAGTAGCGGGGGAGCTCCTCCGCCAGGGTCTGGCCGCTATAGCCGGCCAGATAGCCGCTGAGCTCGCCTACCGCCTGCCCCAGCCCGGCCACCACCCCCACGATCCACGGGTTGAACATCCCGCCCGCCAGGGTGGTCACCGCCAGGCCCGGGAGAGGTAGGATCAGCGTGGCGTTGGTCAGGGCGCTGATCAGGAAGATGGCCGGGTATCCGAAGCGCGCCCATTCGGAGAAGCGATCTCGATAGCGCAGGGTGAACCATACGGCGCCGACCAGGATGAGGACCACCGCGACGCGCGCCGCCCACAGGCGCCTTCGAGAGATCGTCGAGGTTCGGGCTTCCACGGGAGCTCACTCCTTTTCAACTTCAATCAATGGGCGTCCGGCCAGGGGGCGCCCAGGCGGACGATGCGGGCGGAGCCGGAGGGGATCCCCGCCGTGGCGTTGCAGGTGTCCACCACCAGCCGCGCCGTCGCCACCACCTTCGGATAGTCCACCGCCCGGTGCCCGGTCACGATCAACACTACATCCGCCCAGCGCAGCCATCCCTCCTCCAGCGGCACCGACTCCCACTCGACGATCTCCCGGTAGAACCGGCTTCCCCCTGCCCGGAACCGCGGCACATACGGATCGTGATAGGCCACCTCCGCCCCTCGCGCCAGCAAGAGCTCCATGATCCGCTCCGCCGGGCTGTTGCGGGCGTCGTCCACCTCCCGCTTGAAGGCCACCCCCAGCACCAGCACCCGCGCCCCCCGCAGCCCCCGCCGCTCATACCGGTCCAGGGCCTCCTCCACCTTCTCCACCACGTGGAAGGGCATCCCCTGGTTCACCTCTGCCGCCAGCTCGATGAACTTCGTGTAAAAGTCATATTCTCGGGCCTTCCACGACAGATAATAGGGATCCACCGGGATGCAGTGCCCTCCCACCCCCGGACCCGGATAGAAG
It contains:
- a CDS encoding VTT domain-containing protein, whose amino-acid sequence is MEARTSTISRRRLWAARVAVVLILVGAVWFTLRYRDRFSEWARFGYPAIFLISALTNATLILPLPGLAVTTLAGGMFNPWIVGVVAGLGQAVGELSGYLAGYSGQTLAEELPRYSQIARWMRRYGPAVIFLLALVPNPLFDVAGIVAGSTRMPLLLFFIPCAMGKILKNWIAAWAGFYGIELLQRWFGG